One Nostoc punctiforme PCC 73102 DNA window includes the following coding sequences:
- a CDS encoding ABC transporter ATP-binding protein, whose protein sequence is MTKKTRQFKSFQRAADAPNLPSTPFRFILYFVNQFRQWYVLMVILEMVHATCGIMLPYAIGEIIRGVTKSTGGSQPIFDAMRQPLMLFIALSVGEVIFGRSAGLLQTILHPVHRQHIVRSLYAYLQHHSHRYMSSSFSGALAHRISETSLGVTQTMQMLITEFMPVIVVYTVATTILYRSYPPLAALVGVWAVLFISISFWLATRCRIYSRKAAAARSETTGIIVDTVTNLTSSRLFARLGFERGYLNEQLSRELKQVRKSNWYSERIRWFQFISAAILKISTLYYSLSLWSQGKIATADFVVATSLSLLIISEARNLSRRFLEFFEHIGNVANGVFTIVQPHELVDRDRAIAHPITQGKIEFRRVNFNYSDEKKVFNNLSVTIQAGQRVGLVGFSGSGKSSFVNLILRLFDPQSGQIIIDGVDIRDMTQDALHAQISLIPQDPSLFHRTLLENIRYGRLDATDEEVFEAARKANAHDFIIQSQDGYNSLVGERGVKLSGGQRQRIAIARVILKDAPILILDEATSSLDSITEKAIQDTLDLAMNGKTVIVVAHRLSTIVHLDRILVFDKGHIIEDGSHTKLLALGGAYHRLWKMQAGGFIPENPGEERIHEVRTRTDNVQKGMIA, encoded by the coding sequence GATCATCCGGGGTGTAACGAAATCAACGGGCGGCAGCCAGCCCATTTTTGATGCCATGAGGCAACCCCTGATGCTGTTTATCGCGTTGAGTGTGGGTGAAGTGATATTCGGGCGTTCGGCTGGACTCTTGCAAACTATCCTCCATCCAGTCCACCGACAGCATATTGTGCGATCGCTATATGCCTACTTGCAACACCATTCGCATCGCTACATGAGTAGCAGTTTTTCTGGGGCATTGGCACATCGAATTAGCGAAACTTCTCTGGGTGTTACTCAGACGATGCAAATGCTAATTACTGAATTTATGCCAGTAATTGTTGTGTATACCGTCGCTACGACGATACTGTATCGCTCCTATCCTCCCCTGGCTGCACTCGTTGGCGTGTGGGCAGTTCTCTTCATCAGTATTTCGTTCTGGCTAGCAACTCGCTGCCGAATTTACTCCCGGAAAGCCGCAGCCGCCAGAAGTGAGACAACTGGCATCATCGTAGATACAGTAACAAATCTCACCAGTAGCCGACTGTTTGCTCGTTTGGGTTTTGAACGAGGCTATTTGAATGAGCAATTAAGCCGCGAACTCAAACAGGTGAGAAAATCCAACTGGTACTCGGAGCGAATTCGCTGGTTTCAGTTTATCTCGGCAGCCATTCTAAAAATCAGCACCCTGTATTACTCACTTTCCCTTTGGAGTCAAGGGAAGATCGCTACTGCTGATTTCGTTGTCGCAACTAGCTTATCGTTATTAATAATCAGTGAAGCCCGGAATTTGAGCCGCCGCTTTCTGGAATTTTTTGAACATATCGGCAATGTCGCCAATGGTGTCTTTACCATCGTTCAACCCCACGAGTTGGTCGATCGCGATCGCGCGATCGCACACCCAATTACCCAAGGTAAGATTGAGTTTCGCCGAGTGAATTTCAATTACTCTGATGAAAAGAAAGTTTTCAACAACCTTTCTGTCACCATCCAAGCCGGACAGCGTGTCGGACTGGTGGGCTTCTCTGGTTCTGGAAAATCCAGCTTTGTCAATCTAATTCTGCGTTTGTTCGACCCCCAATCTGGACAGATTATTATTGATGGGGTCGATATTCGAGACATGACTCAGGATGCCCTACACGCACAGATCAGCTTGATTCCCCAAGATCCGTCTCTGTTCCATCGCACTTTGCTAGAAAATATTCGTTACGGACGCTTGGATGCAACCGATGAGGAAGTGTTCGAGGCGGCGCGAAAGGCTAATGCTCACGATTTCATTATTCAAAGTCAGGATGGTTACAATTCTCTGGTGGGCGAACGTGGTGTCAAGTTATCTGGAGGGCAGAGACAACGCATTGCGATCGCTCGGGTAATCCTCAAAGATGCGCCGATTCTGATTTTGGATGAAGCCACCTCTAGCCTCGATTCAATCACCGAAAAAGCGATCCAAGATACCCTCGACTTAGCCATGAATGGGAAAACAGTCATTGTGGTGGCTCATCGACTATCTACCATTGTCCATCTAGACCGGATTTTGGTGTTTGACAAAGGTCACATTATCGAAGATGGTTCCCACACCAAACTGCTGGCACTCGGCGGCGCTTACCACAGGTTATGGAAAATGCAGGCGGGTGGATTTATCCCAGAAAATCCCGGCGAGGAACGCATACATGAGGTTCGCACTCGCACAGATAACGTCCAAAAGGGAATGATCGCTTGA
- a CDS encoding GAF domain-containing protein: MPEANAPGIVKRQNKEKCSQAPKFIYGDYLFTSPTASIADLTSFPSTMTSDTQPIFDTLTDEGYAIDWNLLLTEILTTFDCSTGTIHTFDRDSELLHLKAHQGIPEFLLPKMTIIPIGKGMAGVAAERKRPVQICNLQTDEQGVVRPSAKETQVKGSITVPLLLNERLHGTLGIAKPVSYEFTPTEEETLMEIGEAISRKIIR; this comes from the coding sequence ATGCCGGAAGCTAACGCACCCGGAATTGTCAAAAGGCAAAATAAAGAAAAATGTTCTCAAGCCCCTAAATTTATTTATGGGGATTATCTTTTTACTTCGCCAACAGCATCGATTGCTGATTTGACCTCATTTCCTAGCACCATGACTTCAGATACCCAACCCATTTTTGATACCCTGACTGACGAAGGATATGCCATCGACTGGAATCTCCTGCTGACTGAAATCCTGACCACCTTCGACTGCTCTACAGGTACTATCCATACCTTTGATCGGGACAGCGAGTTATTGCACTTAAAGGCTCACCAAGGCATTCCAGAATTCCTGTTACCTAAAATGACGATAATTCCTATTGGTAAAGGGATGGCTGGTGTCGCCGCCGAACGTAAACGACCCGTACAGATTTGCAACCTGCAAACCGACGAACAAGGGGTGGTCAGACCTTCGGCAAAAGAAACCCAGGTAAAAGGCTCCATCACAGTGCCACTTCTGCTGAATGAACGATTGCATGGAACCTTGGGCATTGCCAAGCCGGTTTCCTACGAATTTACACCCACAGAAGAAGAGACACTAATGGAGATTGGAGAGGCAATTAGCCGGAAAATCATCCGTTAA
- a CDS encoding type II toxin-antitoxin system HicB family antitoxin — MKFNVILDRDEDGVWIVECPSIPGCVSQGQLREEALENIKDAIAACLQVRAELSLPLTVETHQVKVTA; from the coding sequence ATAAAGTTCAATGTAATACTCGATCGTGATGAAGATGGGGTTTGGATTGTCGAGTGCCCCAGTATACCTGGTTGTGTTAGTCAAGGTCAGTTAAGAGAAGAAGCCCTCGAAAATATCAAGGATGCGATCGCCGCTTGTCTTCAAGTTCGTGCAGAACTTAGTTTACCGCTCACTGTGGAAACTCATCAAGTAAAAGTTACAGCTTAA
- the topA gene encoding type I DNA topoisomerase, producing MIKRLLVVESPGKVKKLSQILGSDWKVLASCGHIRELSNEGDDSLGFVMDGSNVRCNYVPRDQRAKETIQKLKSAVRQVDEVVLATDPDREGETIAWHLKETLGLKEPKRVIYTEITASAVQSAIANPKKLDQNLIGAGLCRDCLDKLVGYKGSPLVWALNNGAKSVGRVQSATLHLICQRENEILAFVPQDYWSVWVDYAEGFRAFYKGTVDSAKDAADQETETNDDAKVGNSPETPESKRVLSEAEATRLVEEAQRHPHQVIHFEGKIVNRQPPPPFTTSSLQQAAGSKLRFAPDKTMIVAQKLYEAGLITYMRTDSVMLSPEFCASARKWLEQNDPQNVPHQVAKHRSSKSAQEAHEAIRPTDVFRPSVQLRLELPDDEFNLYVMIWKRSIASQCRAAQLRKTLVITQSGSLLWSARGQVIEFYGYARYWNNLSKDSVLPSLQQGQALKLENAGHEKKQTQPPPRYSEPKLVQLMERKGIGRPSTYAPTVATLKKRNYVELKKDHLQPTALGLEVDAFLLKALPDLLEAEFTAKMEDALDAISEGKNSWQHYLTSWNQNYFIPALSKAKTVVASSPKGKANVITERKYETSKTRCPECKNFLAKIPSTKVKKKYFLKCTKGCENVVLFWSDFNKTWQPPQTKTVQVENQQKPPVKMTAYPCPVCKKPLEEYSYIKEGQSKKMLRCCDPQARKDTKHKDVAYFSTPKGWWSPKFGELGVKS from the coding sequence ATGATCAAACGCCTGCTTGTGGTCGAGTCTCCGGGAAAAGTCAAAAAACTCAGTCAAATTCTGGGTTCGGATTGGAAAGTTCTAGCCAGTTGTGGCCACATCCGAGAACTCAGCAATGAAGGGGACGATTCCTTGGGCTTCGTCATGGACGGCAGTAATGTTCGGTGCAATTACGTTCCGCGTGACCAACGAGCGAAGGAAACAATTCAGAAACTCAAGTCTGCGGTGAGGCAGGTTGATGAAGTTGTCTTAGCAACTGACCCAGACCGGGAAGGCGAAACAATCGCTTGGCATCTCAAAGAAACACTGGGTTTAAAGGAACCGAAACGAGTAATTTATACTGAGATTACAGCATCGGCGGTGCAGAGTGCGATCGCTAATCCCAAAAAGCTAGACCAAAATTTAATCGGTGCTGGGTTGTGCCGAGATTGTCTAGATAAGTTGGTAGGTTATAAAGGTAGCCCTTTAGTTTGGGCATTGAATAACGGCGCTAAGAGTGTTGGCAGAGTCCAAAGCGCCACATTGCACTTAATTTGTCAGCGAGAAAACGAAATTCTGGCTTTTGTCCCCCAAGATTACTGGAGTGTCTGGGTAGATTATGCTGAAGGATTTCGGGCTTTTTACAAAGGGACGGTCGATTCTGCAAAAGATGCAGCAGACCAAGAAACTGAAACTAACGATGACGCGAAAGTAGGTAATAGTCCAGAAACACCGGAATCTAAGCGCGTTCTTTCCGAAGCTGAGGCTACACGTTTAGTTGAAGAAGCACAGCGACATCCTCATCAGGTGATTCATTTTGAAGGAAAAATCGTTAACCGCCAGCCACCTCCACCATTTACAACTTCTAGCCTTCAGCAAGCAGCCGGTTCAAAGCTGAGGTTTGCTCCTGACAAAACTATGATTGTGGCCCAAAAGCTTTATGAGGCAGGGCTGATAACATATATGCGAACAGACTCAGTAATGCTGAGTCCAGAATTTTGTGCCAGCGCCCGTAAATGGTTAGAGCAAAATGATCCGCAGAATGTACCGCACCAAGTCGCCAAGCATCGCAGTAGCAAATCGGCTCAAGAAGCACATGAAGCGATTCGTCCAACTGATGTGTTTCGTCCCTCAGTTCAGTTGCGTTTAGAACTTCCTGATGATGAGTTTAATCTGTATGTGATGATCTGGAAACGGTCAATTGCTTCTCAGTGTCGTGCTGCTCAATTGCGTAAAACTTTGGTGATTACTCAATCTGGTTCCTTACTGTGGTCAGCCAGAGGGCAAGTGATTGAATTTTACGGTTATGCTCGGTACTGGAATAATCTCAGCAAGGATAGTGTTTTACCTTCATTACAACAGGGACAAGCATTAAAACTGGAGAATGCTGGACATGAGAAAAAGCAGACGCAGCCACCACCCCGTTACAGTGAACCAAAATTGGTACAGTTGATGGAACGTAAAGGAATTGGTCGCCCAAGTACCTATGCTCCTACTGTTGCTACTTTAAAAAAACGAAATTATGTTGAGTTAAAAAAAGATCATCTGCAACCGACAGCGTTAGGGTTAGAAGTTGATGCATTTTTGCTCAAAGCACTGCCGGATTTACTAGAGGCGGAATTCACAGCAAAAATGGAAGATGCTCTTGATGCAATTTCTGAAGGAAAAAACTCTTGGCAGCATTATTTAACTAGTTGGAATCAGAATTACTTTATACCAGCGCTCTCCAAAGCTAAAACTGTAGTTGCGAGTTCCCCAAAAGGTAAAGCTAATGTGATAACTGAGCGCAAATATGAAACTTCCAAAACGCGATGCCCTGAATGCAAAAATTTTCTTGCCAAAATTCCGAGTACTAAAGTCAAAAAGAAATATTTCCTCAAATGCACAAAAGGCTGTGAAAATGTCGTGCTATTTTGGAGCGACTTTAACAAAACTTGGCAGCCACCACAAACTAAAACAGTCCAAGTTGAAAATCAACAAAAGCCTCCCGTGAAGATGACGGCATATCCCTGCCCAGTATGTAAGAAACCTTTAGAGGAGTACAGTTACATCAAAGAAGGGCAGAGTAAGAAAATGTTGCGATGTTGTGACCCACAAGCTCGTAAAGATACCAAACATAAAGATGTGGCTTATTTCAGTACGCCAAAAGGGTGGTGGAGTCCTAAGTTTGGGGAGTTAGGAGTTAAAAGTTAG
- a CDS encoding type II toxin-antitoxin system RelE family toxin: MSERYSLRIAKTAEKDLLDLQAKLYKQVVSKILSLQGNSRPQDCKALKGYEGGYRVDQGEYRILYTIDEESKLIDVFRVGKRNDGEVYKNL; the protein is encoded by the coding sequence CTAAGACTGCTGAAAAGGATTTGTTGGATTTGCAAGCGAAACTTTATAAGCAGGTTGTATCTAAAATCCTTTCGCTTCAAGGCAATTCTCGACCTCAAGATTGCAAAGCCTTGAAAGGCTATGAAGGTGGTTATCGTGTCGATCAAGGTGAATATAGAATTCTCTACACGATTGATGAAGAAAGCAAATTGATTGATGTTTTTCGCGTTGGTAAGCGAAATGATGGTGAAGTCTACAAAAATTTGTAA